One Succinispira mobilis DSM 6222 genomic window carries:
- a CDS encoding glycosyltransferase, whose product MDKLLQEQLKNNEDILVVSKKDRRVLSRVPDKAGYRKNFDRRLIKVPGKSAEETFEEMIGKENLGRRYLVNYPVKVEYYLVGNKHLDITRAIDISTTGILLETSEELAAALDIATDINLKFEITPGSMPEGYEMQVDILAKVIRSAKSEDGKTLVGLEFTQSLAQYANKKKNRYLLGVAALALFIATLCIMLMRAESVLYFKFNKTLYTYSIIAATFLLTRYLFAVFYRPVPIDKEFTPGVSIIIPCFNEVDWIERTIVSCINQDYPLEKLEVIVVDDCSIDGSYEKISAVIEELKEREKLYDIENRVSYIRQEQNAGKREAMGRGALLAKHDLLVFVDSDSFLDPYAIRNIVQPFKDADMGGVSGRTDVANTYTNALTKMQAVRYYISFRIMKAAESYFDAVTCLSGPLACYRKDLVLKYLDPWLEQKFFGERATFGDDRSMTNFILREHRTTYQDTAICSTIVPNTYSVFLKQQMRWKRSWLRESLIAASFMWKKEPFMALSFYMGVLVPIFAPFIVLYNLIYIPLMHRVFPVTFVTGIFLMALLMSMAQLLLKKSTTWVYGLWFVAYYEAVLLWQMPIAWFTFWKNTWGTRLTPADIEASMKKKRGK is encoded by the coding sequence ATGGATAAATTACTACAAGAACAATTAAAAAACAACGAAGATATTTTGGTGGTATCTAAAAAAGATCGACGGGTTTTGTCAAGAGTGCCAGATAAAGCTGGATACCGTAAAAATTTCGATCGGCGATTAATAAAGGTTCCTGGGAAAAGCGCTGAAGAAACATTTGAAGAAATGATTGGTAAAGAAAATTTGGGGCGACGCTATTTAGTTAATTATCCAGTTAAGGTGGAGTATTATCTTGTTGGTAATAAGCATCTAGACATAACCAGAGCTATAGATATATCTACTACAGGAATATTATTGGAAACTAGTGAGGAATTAGCTGCCGCACTAGATATAGCTACTGATATTAATTTGAAATTTGAAATAACCCCAGGAAGTATGCCAGAAGGTTATGAAATGCAAGTTGATATTTTAGCAAAAGTTATAAGAAGTGCTAAAAGTGAAGATGGGAAAACTTTAGTAGGTTTGGAGTTTACGCAGTCCTTGGCTCAGTACGCTAATAAAAAGAAAAATAGATATTTATTAGGGGTAGCGGCCTTGGCATTGTTCATTGCTACCTTGTGTATTATGTTAATGCGTGCCGAAAGTGTGCTTTATTTCAAATTTAATAAAACTTTGTACACATATAGCATAATTGCAGCAACATTTTTACTTACAAGATATTTGTTTGCTGTGTTTTATCGACCAGTACCAATTGACAAAGAATTTACACCAGGAGTAAGCATCATAATTCCTTGTTTTAACGAAGTGGATTGGATTGAAAGAACCATTGTTAGCTGTATAAATCAAGACTATCCCTTGGAAAAACTTGAAGTTATCGTGGTAGATGACTGCTCAATAGATGGCTCTTATGAAAAGATAAGCGCAGTAATCGAAGAGCTGAAGGAACGAGAGAAACTTTATGATATTGAAAATCGCGTTAGTTATATCAGACAAGAACAAAATGCTGGTAAAAGAGAAGCCATGGGACGGGGCGCTTTATTGGCTAAGCATGATTTATTAGTTTTTGTGGATTCTGATAGTTTTCTAGATCCTTATGCGATAAGAAATATAGTTCAACCATTTAAAGATGCAGATATGGGTGGAGTATCTGGTAGAACAGATGTAGCCAATACCTATACGAATGCTTTAACTAAAATGCAGGCAGTTCGCTATTATATTTCTTTTAGAATAATGAAAGCGGCAGAGAGTTATTTTGATGCTGTTACTTGTCTTTCAGGTCCACTAGCTTGTTATAGAAAAGATTTGGTTCTTAAATACCTTGATCCTTGGCTAGAACAGAAATTTTTTGGCGAACGAGCAACTTTTGGCGATGATCGAAGTATGACGAATTTTATTTTGCGTGAACATCGCACAACTTACCAAGACACAGCAATTTGTAGTACTATTGTTCCCAACACCTATTCTGTTTTTTTAAAGCAACAAATGCGCTGGAAACGTTCTTGGTTGCGAGAATCTTTGATTGCTGCTTCTTTTATGTGGAAAAAAGAGCCGTTTATGGCTTTGTCCTTCTATATGGGGGTGTTGGTACCAATATTTGCACCTTTTATTGTTCTGTATAATTTAATTTACATACCGCTCATGCATAGAGTTTTTCCAGTTACTTTTGTTACAGGAATTTTTTTGATGGCTTTATTAATGAGTATGGCTCAATTACTGTTGAAAAAAAGCACAACTTGGGTTTATGGATTATGGTTTGTTGCTTATTACGAAGCTGTTTTGCTGTGGCAAATGCCAATTGCTTGGTTTACTTTTTGGAAAAACACTTGGGGTACACGCTTAACACCTGCGGATATTGAAGCCAGCATGAAAAAAAAACGCGGAAAGTAA
- a CDS encoding FecCD family ABC transporter permease yields MFPQAVQQDKRSKQRIAAIILGIVCLIAALIFGVVQGSVKFSVSEIYQSILAPLDSESYRIIYHLRIPRVITAALVGSNLALAGCILQGVLRNPLADPGIIGVSSGAGLAAMLIMILLPEYTGLIPIAAFVGALVATCVVFALSWERGINPLRLILAGVAIAAFFGGGMSALMVFFSDRVQGTVNWMAGGFQGRSWEHVKMILPYSAVGIVGVLASYRYLNALQLGDEVAKGLGVKVERARIILIILAALLAASAVSVAGLLGFVGLIIPHIMRLIVGSDFEYLLPTSMFFGAVLVVVADTVARTVFSPIEIPVGIFMAFLGAPFFLYLLKRKMHR; encoded by the coding sequence ATGTTTCCACAAGCTGTTCAACAGGATAAGCGTAGTAAACAGAGAATTGCCGCCATCATTTTAGGAATTGTTTGTTTAATTGCGGCGCTAATTTTTGGCGTTGTTCAAGGTTCGGTAAAATTTTCAGTGTCTGAAATTTATCAAAGCATTTTAGCACCGCTAGATAGCGAATCTTATCGGATTATTTATCACTTAAGAATTCCGCGCGTTATAACTGCGGCTTTAGTAGGTTCTAATTTAGCCCTAGCAGGGTGCATTTTACAGGGAGTATTACGTAATCCCTTAGCTGATCCAGGTATAATTGGAGTTTCTTCAGGGGCTGGCTTAGCGGCAATGCTAATTATGATTTTATTGCCAGAATATACAGGCTTAATTCCTATTGCTGCTTTTGTGGGGGCGTTAGTTGCAACCTGTGTAGTATTTGCGTTGTCATGGGAACGAGGCATAAATCCGTTGCGGTTAATTTTAGCCGGGGTGGCAATTGCCGCTTTTTTTGGCGGGGGAATGAGTGCCTTGATGGTGTTTTTCTCAGATCGCGTTCAAGGTACGGTTAATTGGATGGCTGGTGGTTTTCAAGGACGGAGTTGGGAACATGTAAAAATGATTTTGCCCTATAGTGCAGTGGGGATTGTTGGTGTTTTAGCATCCTATAGATATTTAAATGCTTTGCAATTAGGTGATGAAGTTGCTAAAGGGCTGGGTGTTAAAGTTGAACGAGCTAGAATAATTTTAATTATCTTAGCAGCTTTACTAGCCGCTTCAGCTGTGAGTGTAGCTGGCTTATTAGGGTTTGTGGGTTTGATTATTCCCCATATTATGCGTTTAATTGTGGGCTCTGACTTTGAATATCTGTTACCAACGTCAATGTTTTTTGGAGCGGTACTGGTAGTTGTGGCTGATACAGTTGCTAGAACAGTATTTAGTCCCATAGAAATTCCTGTAGGAATTTTTATGGCCTTTCTAGGAGCACCGTTTTTTCTATATTTGTTAAAAAGGAAGATGCATAGATGA
- a CDS encoding flavodoxin family protein: protein MKTLVVYSSLTGNTKQVAQAIFKSLPEGTKLVAVEDLSTNLTDYDLVFVGFWVDRGTADKKAANLLAQLPNKKVALFATLGAYPDSEHAQNSLDNAAALLPEGSVVVNSFICQGKIAKSLAESFKKYPAGHPHAMTPERIAKHQEASKHPDEQDFKKAAEFAKQTYALVKGTINE from the coding sequence ATGAAAACATTAGTAGTATATTCATCCTTAACGGGCAATACCAAGCAGGTAGCCCAGGCAATTTTTAAATCATTGCCCGAAGGGACAAAGTTAGTTGCAGTTGAAGATTTATCAACAAATTTAACGGATTATGATTTGGTTTTTGTAGGTTTTTGGGTTGATCGTGGTACGGCAGATAAAAAAGCCGCTAATTTATTAGCTCAGTTACCTAATAAAAAAGTAGCTTTATTTGCTACTTTAGGAGCTTATCCAGATTCAGAGCATGCTCAAAATAGTCTAGATAATGCAGCCGCACTTTTACCAGAGGGCAGTGTGGTAGTAAATAGCTTTATTTGCCAAGGAAAAATAGCTAAAAGTCTTGCAGAAAGTTTTAAAAAGTATCCGGCTGGACATCCCCATGCCATGACGCCAGAACGCATTGCTAAACATCAAGAAGCCAGCAAGCATCCCGATGAACAAGATTTTAAAAAAGCTGCGGAATTTGCTAAGCAGACCTATGCTTTAGTAAAAGGGACAATTAATGAGTAA
- a CDS encoding glycosyl hydrolase family 18 protein, whose protein sequence is MYIRKNKIARLSILVALVFMLTGCNYGENMVITADTKVSTWIAYWDLESGRSELKKVNNKINKLSHFAAYFDVQGKLFVPENLQEQSKAIVKSNKKLENYLTIVNDREKADGSISLKDTEILKNIFADERKMDAHIDEIVNMTKKLGYQGIELDYEQIWKDADLGDNFTRFVNRLFVQALKNNLKLRVVLEPSTKFTHLGFSSGPEYVVMLYNLYGIHSEPGPKADKNFINNTLKKMQKLPGEKTIAFATGGCIWSNDGKKRFITEIQAVKLAKKHSAEVLRNSASQALNFEYLDENGVGQTVWYADSETLKYWMSVAKKLGYTNFSIWRLGGNVDIKKIF, encoded by the coding sequence TTGTATATAAGAAAAAACAAAATAGCTAGACTCAGTATTTTGGTTGCATTAGTTTTTATGCTAACTGGCTGCAATTATGGCGAAAATATGGTTATAACAGCAGATACTAAGGTTTCTACTTGGATTGCGTATTGGGATTTGGAATCAGGTAGAAGTGAGCTGAAAAAAGTAAACAATAAAATAAATAAATTGAGTCATTTTGCGGCCTATTTTGATGTGCAGGGTAAATTGTTTGTTCCGGAAAACTTACAAGAACAATCTAAAGCGATAGTTAAGAGTAATAAAAAACTGGAAAACTATTTAACTATTGTTAATGATAGAGAAAAAGCAGATGGTTCTATTAGCTTAAAAGATACAGAGATTTTAAAAAATATTTTTGCTGATGAACGAAAAATGGATGCTCATATTGATGAAATCGTTAATATGACTAAAAAGCTTGGTTATCAGGGAATTGAACTTGATTATGAGCAAATTTGGAAAGATGCAGATCTAGGGGATAATTTTACTCGTTTTGTAAATAGATTGTTCGTGCAAGCGCTAAAAAATAATTTAAAGCTACGAGTTGTATTAGAACCTAGTACTAAATTTACTCATTTGGGATTTAGTAGTGGCCCTGAATACGTGGTAATGTTATATAATTTATATGGCATACATAGCGAACCAGGACCAAAAGCCGACAAGAATTTTATAAATAATACTTTGAAAAAAATGCAAAAATTACCAGGTGAAAAAACAATTGCTTTTGCTACTGGTGGTTGTATCTGGTCGAATGATGGTAAAAAAAGATTTATTACAGAAATACAAGCGGTTAAACTTGCTAAAAAACACAGTGCCGAGGTATTACGAAATTCTGCTAGCCAAGCACTAAACTTTGAATATTTAGATGAAAATGGTGTAGGGCAAACGGTATGGTATGCTGATTCTGAAACACTAAAATATTGGATGAGTGTTGCTAAAAAACTAGGTTATACTAATTTTAGTATCTGGCGATTAGGTGGCAATGTTGACATAAAGAAGATATTTTAG
- a CDS encoding sensor domain-containing diguanylate cyclase, translated as MIVIIGKDITEKVKKHIKYLLIILTLLDIIFSSVYVYKRMNAKLWADNKFINFAVVRELKEYQKLLEALTIDHEKNQIDKTTERVRAWTGIYKDKFHIIDIGILDGQNNNKEIFYNDFLHVGKITLGNSRNWGITEVSWNADSNRYVYAMWNKLGEKQGQEELLYFVLPFENIQNILRAYYQEDESYSLIIQENRKIVAHSYKDEYLNSNAKKHGEKIIGYSQDEFEKRYNNGEIIPFLSYSKAKGVFYWNVYSWIENTNWLLLSRVNLNNYLLALLMLFALKISIFVWITKKIMKLLNKKIYKNTCCVDSMLIKSKKIICNNDSQENIDKLLKYSVGGMIDKQTGALRRDIFLSKVQEKIVNTKTQSYLFFIDMDNLKLINDSLGHNYGDLIINLFYKKIRNFFHKQDVLIGRFGGDEFLLYLHDLPKAELLVLLKDINANLRGRRKGIVYSASIGIAIYPEHSRDLKELLSLADQALYKAKEDGKGTYSIYKFVGK; from the coding sequence GTGATAGTTATTATCGGTAAAGATATAACGGAAAAAGTTAAAAAACATATAAAATATTTGCTGATAATTTTGACTTTGTTAGATATTATTTTTTCAAGTGTATATGTATACAAACGAATGAATGCTAAACTATGGGCAGATAATAAATTTATTAACTTTGCAGTAGTCAGAGAACTAAAAGAATATCAGAAATTGCTGGAAGCACTAACTATTGATCATGAAAAAAATCAGATCGATAAAACCACAGAAAGAGTGCGTGCTTGGACAGGAATTTATAAAGATAAATTTCATATAATTGATATAGGGATATTAGATGGGCAAAATAACAATAAAGAAATTTTTTACAATGATTTTTTGCATGTAGGAAAAATTACCTTAGGTAATAGTAGAAATTGGGGTATTACTGAAGTTAGTTGGAACGCAGATAGTAATCGTTATGTTTATGCAATGTGGAATAAATTAGGAGAAAAGCAGGGGCAGGAAGAACTGCTGTACTTTGTTTTGCCATTTGAAAATATTCAGAACATATTAAGGGCGTATTATCAAGAAGATGAAAGCTATTCGTTAATAATTCAGGAAAATCGCAAAATAGTTGCACATAGCTATAAAGATGAGTATTTGAATAGTAATGCTAAAAAGCATGGCGAAAAAATAATTGGATATTCACAAGATGAATTTGAAAAACGTTATAATAATGGCGAAATAATTCCGTTCTTATCATATTCAAAGGCTAAAGGTGTGTTTTACTGGAATGTCTATAGTTGGATAGAAAATACAAATTGGTTGCTGCTTAGTAGGGTTAATTTAAATAACTATTTATTGGCATTATTAATGTTGTTTGCTTTGAAAATTAGTATATTTGTTTGGATAACAAAAAAAATCATGAAGCTACTAAATAAAAAAATATATAAAAATACTTGTTGTGTAGACTCGATGCTTATAAAAAGCAAAAAGATAATTTGTAATAATGACAGTCAAGAAAATATTGATAAACTTTTGAAATATTCAGTAGGGGGAATGATTGATAAACAGACAGGAGCTTTAAGAAGGGATATATTTTTAAGTAAAGTACAAGAAAAAATAGTTAACACAAAAACCCAATCATATTTATTCTTTATTGACATGGATAATTTAAAATTAATCAATGACTCCTTGGGCCATAACTATGGGGATTTGATAATAAATTTATTTTATAAAAAAATACGTAATTTTTTTCATAAACAAGATGTTTTGATAGGTAGATTTGGTGGTGATGAATTTTTATTGTATCTGCACGACTTACCAAAGGCAGAACTATTAGTTTTACTGAAAGATATAAATGCTAATTTAAGGGGGCGGAGAAAAGGAATAGTTTATTCCGCTAGTATTGGCATAGCTATTTATCCTGAACACTCTAGAGACTTAAAAGAACTATTAAGTTTAGCTGATCAAGCTTTATACAAGGCTAAAGAAGACGGGAAAGGTACTTATAGCATATATAAATTTGTTGGAAAATAA
- a CDS encoding energy transducer TonB — MLIHILTLVLLLLVGDGLAKDKVPEYQVRINLQNSKTFSANNLNTNANLETVRNTNNNKNSTNDMVAQKVTSSNFTQSQLEQQTNLVGHKESGSLATNLAIVNNSVLNQEDKSPGTVTASKQEFTSINLDGFLDVLERHKKYPYLASKRGVEGTVTVLMKLDPQGNLLSAIIEDSSGSELLDKAALKSIQASCPYQHGTGGYVQASVPIVYRLLN, encoded by the coding sequence ATGCTAATACATATTCTAACTCTAGTGTTGTTGCTCCTAGTAGGAGATGGATTAGCCAAAGATAAAGTGCCAGAATATCAGGTTAGAATTAACTTGCAAAATTCAAAAACATTTTCAGCAAATAATTTAAATACAAATGCCAATCTAGAAACTGTTCGAAATACAAACAATAATAAAAATAGTACAAATGACATGGTAGCACAAAAGGTTACAAGTAGCAACTTTACACAGTCACAACTTGAGCAACAAACTAATTTAGTTGGGCATAAAGAAAGTGGGAGTTTGGCTACTAATTTAGCAATTGTGAATAACTCAGTCCTAAATCAAGAAGATAAGAGTCCAGGCACAGTAACTGCTAGCAAACAAGAATTTACTAGTATTAACCTAGATGGATTTTTAGATGTACTAGAACGGCATAAAAAATATCCTTATTTGGCGAGTAAGCGAGGAGTTGAGGGGACGGTCACTGTCTTAATGAAATTAGACCCCCAAGGGAATTTATTATCGGCAATTATTGAAGATTCTTCCGGCAGTGAACTTTTAGATAAAGCTGCTTTAAAATCTATACAAGCCTCGTGTCCTTATCAACATGGAACTGGCGGTTATGTGCAAGCTAGTGTACCGATTGTATATCGGTTGTTAAATTAA
- a CDS encoding ABC transporter substrate-binding protein: MPKYLRYIIIIFALVAISLTIFLATHSEGKIFAKKAVDKRLVTDSIGRQLQIPQHPQRVVALNASNLELYYAAGGTVVGKPLSSALPLELVKATQEVPAVGIIHSPDVEKILALKPDLVLGIDIPFHHNLIDILAKADIPIIINSLDKYEDVLQTLDFYGELTNKKSLAAQKKQAIETQYQQILAQIQGEKVPKSLIIWGSPASFSMATNKSFSGDLVNRLGGGNIADAENKLNTAFVPLSMEYITAKDPEVIFLITHGSEEKVLAKFRQELSTNPIWQNISAVKNTRVYQLPAPLFSVNPGTQVGESLQIIANYLYTKEKK, translated from the coding sequence TTGCCCAAATATTTACGCTATATAATAATTATCTTTGCCTTAGTGGCGATTAGTCTTACAATTTTTTTAGCGACCCATAGTGAAGGCAAAATTTTTGCCAAAAAGGCGGTAGATAAACGCCTAGTTACGGATAGTATCGGTAGACAATTGCAAATACCACAACATCCCCAAAGAGTAGTGGCTTTAAATGCTTCGAATTTGGAATTATATTATGCTGCTGGTGGAACGGTGGTAGGAAAACCTTTAAGTAGTGCCTTGCCTTTGGAATTAGTTAAGGCAACGCAAGAGGTTCCAGCCGTGGGAATTATTCATAGTCCAGATGTTGAAAAAATCTTAGCTTTAAAACCAGATTTAGTTTTGGGGATAGATATTCCCTTTCATCATAATCTAATTGATATTTTAGCTAAGGCTGATATTCCCATAATTATAAACTCATTAGATAAGTATGAAGATGTTTTGCAAACTTTAGATTTTTATGGGGAATTGACTAATAAAAAAAGTTTAGCTGCCCAGAAAAAGCAAGCGATAGAAACACAGTATCAACAAATTTTAGCTCAAATACAGGGAGAAAAAGTGCCTAAAAGTTTAATAATATGGGGTTCGCCCGCTAGTTTCAGTATGGCAACTAATAAAAGTTTTAGCGGCGATCTGGTTAATCGTTTAGGTGGTGGTAATATTGCTGATGCAGAAAACAAGCTAAATACAGCTTTTGTGCCGCTAAGTATGGAATACATTACAGCTAAAGATCCAGAGGTTATTTTTTTGATAACACATGGGAGTGAAGAAAAAGTACTAGCAAAGTTCCGGCAAGAATTATCAACAAATCCTATTTGGCAAAATATTAGTGCTGTAAAAAATACTCGAGTCTATCAATTACCAGCTCCTTTGTTCTCGGTAAATCCAGGCACACAAGTTGGGGAGTCGTTACAAATTATTGCTAATTACTTATACACAAAGGAGAAAAAATAA
- the hutW gene encoding heme anaerobic degradation radical SAM methyltransferase ChuW/HutW produces MSKLEKIFANLPKAQVALQLGNNVGDALTQAFAQKRVVHPKGYSKTLSPLEVQNTWQKIVANKELQLKQRTAYIHIPFCKTKCLYCGFFQNYSNKNLEDLYVEKLCKEIKLAETASYLQQGKINAVFLGGGTPSVLDKDNIKKILHTLKKSLPLANDCEITLEARVNDLQAEKIEAWLENGVNRVSIGVQTFDTEIRQSIGRIDDKQTILRSLELLASYNQAAVIIDLMYGLPGQTLKIWQEDLELLQSTKIDGMDLYQLNVYEHSDLKKKIAAGEIQPAATTVQQAEMFAFAYEWLEKRPFRRLSNCHWAKTNRERSLYNTLNKQGAETLPFGAGAGGKLAGYSCMLHRDLNSYLQAVENCNKPIMSLSRQSELQDLYSAVLHQLEQGYLDIAVLESCGDKRLQELLWLLDIWEKRGLVKNNGVLFCLTIAGQFWKINIAQTIIESIHSLYTGETQFSFQKIAAQG; encoded by the coding sequence ATGAGTAAGTTGGAAAAAATATTTGCCAATTTACCGAAAGCACAGGTTGCTTTACAACTCGGAAATAATGTTGGGGATGCGTTAACTCAGGCTTTTGCACAAAAAAGAGTAGTACATCCTAAAGGTTATTCTAAAACCTTATCGCCACTAGAAGTACAAAACACTTGGCAAAAAATTGTAGCAAACAAGGAATTACAGCTTAAGCAACGTACAGCCTACATCCATATCCCTTTTTGTAAAACCAAGTGCTTATATTGCGGATTTTTTCAAAACTATAGCAATAAAAACTTAGAAGATTTGTATGTTGAAAAACTTTGTAAAGAAATTAAGCTTGCGGAAACAGCAAGCTATTTGCAACAAGGTAAAATAAATGCCGTATTTTTGGGTGGGGGTACGCCGAGTGTTTTAGATAAGGATAATATAAAAAAAATCTTGCATACTTTAAAAAAATCTTTGCCCTTAGCAAACGATTGCGAAATAACCTTAGAAGCCAGAGTAAATGATTTACAGGCAGAAAAAATAGAAGCTTGGCTAGAAAATGGTGTAAATAGAGTTTCGATTGGAGTTCAAACTTTTGATACAGAAATTCGACAAAGTATTGGTAGAATAGATGATAAACAGACAATTCTACGGAGCTTAGAGTTGCTTGCTAGTTATAATCAAGCCGCTGTAATTATAGATTTGATGTATGGCTTGCCAGGGCAAACTTTAAAAATTTGGCAAGAAGACTTAGAGTTATTGCAATCAACTAAAATTGATGGCATGGATTTATATCAACTAAATGTCTATGAACATAGTGATTTGAAAAAGAAAATTGCGGCTGGTGAAATTCAACCGGCGGCTACAACTGTGCAGCAGGCAGAAATGTTTGCTTTTGCTTATGAATGGCTTGAAAAACGTCCTTTTAGGCGGTTAAGTAATTGTCATTGGGCAAAAACAAATCGAGAACGCAGTTTATATAATACTTTAAATAAACAAGGTGCAGAAACGCTACCTTTTGGTGCTGGTGCTGGTGGTAAACTGGCAGGCTACAGTTGTATGCTCCACCGTGATTTAAATAGCTATCTTCAGGCTGTAGAAAATTGCAACAAGCCAATTATGAGTTTGAGTAGACAGTCAGAGTTACAAGATTTATATAGTGCCGTATTACATCAATTAGAACAAGGTTATTTGGATATTGCTGTTTTAGAAAGTTGTGGAGACAAGCGGCTACAAGAACTTTTATGGCTACTTGATATTTGGGAGAAACGTGGTTTAGTTAAAAATAACGGGGTGTTATTTTGCCTAACAATAGCAGGGCAATTTTGGAAAATAAATATTGCGCAAACTATTATTGAAAGTATTCATAGTTTATATACCGGAGAAACGCAGTTTAGTTTTCAAAAAATTGCTGCACAAGGATAA
- a CDS encoding ABC transporter ATP-binding protein, whose protein sequence is MKTLSVALQQVKLQYADEIIVEDLSIDFDKPEIVSIIGANGSGKSTILKALGRILQPSKGNVIFDGKLLQDLSTKEVAKQLAILPQAAQAPGDMTVRDLVACGRLPYQGLFTEISTTDAAAIAEAIQLTNLEDLAHRRLDMLSGGERQRAWLAMTIAQKPKVLLLDEPTTYLDVQHQFELMQLVQHLHSQMKITVIMVLHDLNHAARFSHRLIGLKKGRIIADGSVEEVFKTEVLEELYNVKMLVMKLKQAETEYLACFPYKNI, encoded by the coding sequence ATGAAAACATTGAGCGTAGCTTTACAGCAAGTTAAACTGCAATACGCAGATGAAATTATTGTAGAGGACTTGTCCATAGATTTTGATAAACCCGAAATAGTAAGTATTATTGGTGCTAATGGTTCGGGCAAGTCTACCATTTTAAAGGCCTTGGGCAGGATTTTGCAACCGTCTAAGGGCAATGTGATTTTTGATGGTAAATTGTTACAGGATTTATCGACTAAAGAAGTAGCTAAGCAGTTAGCAATTTTACCACAAGCTGCCCAAGCTCCAGGTGATATGACGGTTAGAGATTTGGTGGCGTGTGGCCGGTTGCCATATCAAGGCTTGTTTACAGAAATAAGCACTACAGATGCGGCAGCAATTGCTGAGGCAATACAGCTAACTAATCTAGAAGATTTGGCACATCGACGCTTAGATATGCTTTCAGGAGGAGAGCGGCAGCGGGCTTGGTTAGCGATGACCATCGCGCAAAAACCAAAAGTGCTATTATTAGATGAGCCGACTACTTACTTAGATGTACAGCATCAATTTGAACTTATGCAATTAGTACAGCACTTACATAGCCAAATGAAAATTACGGTAATTATGGTATTGCATGATTTAAATCACGCGGCAAGATTTAGTCATCGTTTAATTGGTTTGAAAAAAGGTCGGATAATTGCCGATGGCAGTGTTGAAGAAGTTTTTAAAACTGAGGTTTTAGAAGAATTATATAATGTGAAGATGTTAGTTATGAAACTAAAACAAGCTGAAACAGAGTATTTAGCCTGTTTTCCATATAAAAATATTTAG
- a CDS encoding queuosine precursor transporter: MSNEVLLIINLLVVYSAVLVFYKLFGSKGLLCWTVFATIAANIEVLILIKAYGMEQTLGNILFASTFIVTDILSEVQGKKKANEAVNIGIIVSAMFIVVSQIWLNYLPSENDQIFPHMQAVFSNTPRVMFAGLLVYAVVQRFDVWLYHKVWQKTTDRYGCKNKFLWFRNNASTLISQLLNTVLFTIAAFYGVYETAVLVDIIYTSYIIFIVTSITDTPVVYWARKIQPPDK, encoded by the coding sequence GTGAGTAATGAAGTATTATTGATTATTAACTTACTGGTTGTATACAGCGCGGTACTGGTGTTTTATAAGCTGTTTGGCAGTAAAGGCTTATTATGTTGGACGGTATTTGCAACTATTGCAGCGAATATCGAGGTATTGATTTTGATAAAAGCTTATGGAATGGAACAAACCCTAGGAAATATTTTGTTTGCCTCAACTTTTATAGTTACTGATATTTTAAGTGAAGTACAAGGTAAGAAAAAAGCTAATGAAGCGGTGAATATTGGGATAATAGTCTCGGCAATGTTTATTGTAGTCAGTCAAATCTGGCTAAACTATTTGCCTAGTGAAAATGACCAAATATTTCCGCATATGCAGGCGGTATTTTCTAATACTCCCCGAGTGATGTTTGCGGGATTGTTGGTATACGCTGTGGTGCAAAGATTTGATGTATGGCTTTATCATAAAGTTTGGCAAAAAACAACTGATAGGTATGGGTGTAAAAATAAATTTTTGTGGTTTAGAAATAATGCTTCTACTTTAATTTCACAACTTTTAAATACGGTTTTATTTACTATAGCAGCTTTTTATGGAGTTTATGAAACAGCAGTATTAGTAGATATTATCTATACAAGCTATATAATTTTCATTGTTACCAGTATTACAGACACCCCAGTGGTTTATTGGGCTAGAAAAATTCAGCCCCCAGATAAATAA